The following proteins are co-located in the bacterium genome:
- a CDS encoding response regulator transcription factor: MQPKIKILIVEDEESIHKLIKAAVSADEYQIISAFDGKEGIQAAASHQPDLVILDLGLPNKVGFEVISSIRGWSDSLPILILSARTDEESKVKALDDGANDFVSKPFSVAELLARVRALLRFSRQKGLESNELTVGPFHLDVAAHILKKNGTELHLTPTEFKLFALLAKNANRVILHKQLLKDVWGPGFGTDVQYLRVFMKQLRQKVEDSPSQPSYIITEPGVGYRFKLT, encoded by the coding sequence ATGCAGCCAAAAATTAAAATTCTTATTGTAGAGGACGAAGAGTCGATACATAAGCTTATTAAAGCCGCTGTTTCTGCTGATGAGTATCAAATTATAAGTGCATTTGATGGGAAGGAGGGGATACAAGCTGCCGCGTCACATCAGCCCGATTTGGTGATATTGGACTTAGGTCTACCTAATAAAGTAGGTTTTGAAGTGATTAGTTCCATTCGAGGATGGAGTGACAGTCTACCCATACTTATTTTATCAGCGCGAACTGATGAGGAAAGTAAGGTGAAAGCCTTAGATGACGGAGCTAATGATTTTGTGAGCAAGCCATTTTCCGTTGCAGAACTGCTTGCCAGAGTGAGAGCACTCCTCCGTTTTTCAAGACAGAAGGGTTTAGAAAGCAACGAATTAACAGTGGGTCCTTTTCACCTCGATGTTGCGGCGCACATACTAAAAAAAAATGGAACTGAGCTTCACCTTACACCAACCGAATTTAAACTTTTTGCATTATTAGCTAAGAACGCAAATCGAGTGATACTGCACAAACAACTTCTTAAGGATGTATGGGGGCCTGGTTTTGGTACGGACGTACAGTACCTAAGAGTATTTATGAAACAGTTGAGGCAAAAGGTAGAAGATTCGCCTTCTCAGCCATCATACATCATAACTGAACCGGGTGTGGGGTATCGGTTCAAGCTCACTTAA
- a CDS encoding sensor histidine kinase KdpD translates to MSAGVGKTYAMLKDAQEDLKSRVDIVAGYIEPHGREETESLIKPFEVVPSKEITYEGITLREFDLEAALKRDPHTILVDELAHSNAPGCLHNKRWLDIQALLDAGINVYSTLNIQHLESVSELVSSLSGITVHETVPDSVLREADSIEVVDIPPEELIERLKSGKIYKGDKAETALRNFFKEGSLLALREILLRKAAEKIDRDVIKFRESLAVKDSWATSDRMVLAVGPNRFAKRLIRKASSIAAARKSSVAVVYVQTPHLGKLSEQDQLLIEDALITAQKMGFFIERRFGTDIVSEILKVAVALNASLVVVGKPIKNRIRDILFNSLADDLVRRSGNIDVLLVTGDEEDATPRPLFPKDKRPRIFTTLYALVVVVLCTLLGALLERYVEIATISMIYILGAVLIARRSGRTESVAAAIASSLCLNFFFIDPKYSLTVHNPEYVITLLAMVSVSLSLSGLVARIRSQNQIVESREQRTLALYEVGRKLSEATTQDEILVAAQQSILKLGKLDCGLLIVQDRNLKTGIESKSLFEIESEEFAVAKIVMDKKVAAGVTTDILPGAGGLYLPIQTERELFGVCAVQSETDHIDPEIIPTIELILQQTALCLERLILEASARESQVRIETASMRTLVLSSVSHDFRTPLTVIEAAAEQIGIATDLKEVQEFASLIRDHSKRLSKLVGNALSFAKLEQGAPQLNLEWESLEELIGQALEKYRNELSKRTIRIEYPENLPLMRVDAVLLDQLISNVIENSIIHAKFASLLHISISFDAQNVIINIADDGPGLAHTASPHSVRLDTEKNVGAGLGVSICKMIAKLHGGKFVLESNDYGGATAKIFLSLAHAAKN, encoded by the coding sequence ATGTCTGCCGGGGTTGGTAAGACTTATGCAATGCTGAAGGACGCTCAAGAGGATCTAAAATCCAGGGTCGATATCGTTGCTGGCTACATTGAGCCGCATGGCCGTGAAGAGACGGAAAGCCTTATTAAACCTTTTGAGGTAGTTCCAAGTAAGGAGATTACCTATGAAGGGATAACGCTTCGGGAGTTTGATCTAGAAGCCGCATTAAAACGAGATCCTCATACGATTCTTGTTGATGAGTTAGCACATAGCAATGCTCCAGGGTGTCTTCATAATAAAAGATGGTTAGATATTCAGGCTCTTCTCGATGCAGGAATCAATGTCTATTCGACGCTAAATATTCAGCATTTGGAGAGTGTCTCAGAACTTGTCTCATCTCTTTCAGGAATTACAGTACATGAAACCGTTCCTGATTCGGTGCTACGAGAAGCGGATTCTATTGAAGTTGTAGACATACCTCCCGAAGAATTAATCGAACGGCTCAAATCAGGAAAAATCTATAAAGGTGATAAAGCAGAAACAGCTTTAAGAAATTTTTTCAAAGAGGGTAGTCTTTTAGCACTTCGAGAGATTTTACTGAGAAAGGCAGCAGAAAAAATCGATCGAGATGTAATTAAGTTTAGAGAGTCCCTCGCAGTTAAGGATTCTTGGGCTACATCCGACAGGATGGTTTTGGCGGTTGGCCCTAATCGGTTTGCAAAGAGACTAATTCGAAAAGCATCTAGTATTGCTGCAGCTAGGAAAAGCTCTGTGGCAGTCGTATATGTGCAGACCCCACACTTAGGTAAGTTGTCTGAACAAGATCAGTTATTGATAGAAGATGCACTTATTACTGCTCAGAAAATGGGATTTTTTATTGAAAGGAGATTTGGCACAGACATTGTCTCGGAAATTTTAAAAGTCGCCGTCGCTTTGAATGCTTCACTGGTTGTTGTTGGGAAGCCTATAAAAAATAGAATAAGAGATATCCTCTTCAATTCTCTTGCCGATGATCTCGTGCGAAGAAGCGGCAACATAGATGTGCTTTTAGTCACTGGAGACGAGGAAGATGCCACTCCACGACCGCTTTTCCCAAAAGATAAAAGACCCCGCATTTTCACAACTCTGTATGCATTGGTAGTTGTTGTTCTGTGCACTCTCTTAGGAGCATTGCTTGAGCGTTACGTTGAGATCGCCACTATTTCAATGATCTATATTCTAGGGGCAGTTTTGATTGCAAGACGATCCGGACGGACTGAATCCGTTGCAGCTGCTATTGCTTCAAGCTTATGCTTAAACTTCTTTTTCATTGATCCTAAATATTCTCTCACTGTTCATAATCCGGAGTATGTTATTACGCTTCTTGCCATGGTCTCTGTCAGCCTTTCACTAAGTGGTTTAGTTGCACGAATTAGATCACAGAATCAAATCGTCGAAAGTAGAGAACAACGAACCCTTGCTTTGTATGAGGTCGGAAGAAAGCTGAGCGAAGCAACGACACAAGATGAAATATTAGTTGCAGCACAACAGTCAATACTAAAGCTTGGAAAACTGGATTGCGGATTGCTTATCGTTCAAGACCGAAATCTGAAGACAGGTATAGAGTCAAAAAGTTTATTTGAGATCGAGTCGGAAGAGTTTGCGGTTGCAAAAATTGTAATGGACAAAAAAGTAGCCGCAGGTGTTACGACTGATATTTTACCTGGTGCCGGAGGATTATATTTACCCATCCAAACTGAGCGAGAGCTATTTGGAGTCTGTGCTGTCCAATCAGAAACCGACCATATTGATCCGGAAATCATTCCAACTATCGAACTAATTCTGCAACAAACAGCGCTTTGCCTAGAGCGTTTAATTCTTGAAGCAAGCGCACGTGAGTCTCAAGTTAGAATAGAAACTGCATCAATGCGAACACTTGTCTTAAGCTCCGTTTCTCATGATTTTAGAACTCCATTAACTGTAATTGAGGCTGCCGCTGAGCAAATTGGCATTGCTACCGATCTCAAAGAGGTACAAGAATTTGCTTCTCTCATTCGGGATCATAGTAAAAGGCTTTCAAAACTTGTTGGTAATGCATTATCGTTTGCTAAACTTGAACAAGGGGCCCCGCAATTAAATTTGGAGTGGGAATCTTTGGAGGAACTCATTGGCCAAGCTCTAGAAAAATACCGAAATGAACTTTCGAAACGTACCATTCGAATAGAGTATCCTGAGAATCTCCCGCTTATGCGCGTTGATGCAGTGCTTCTTGATCAGTTGATTTCTAACGTGATTGAAAATTCCATTATTCATGCAAAATTTGCCTCTCTATTACATATCTCAATTTCCTTTGATGCTCAGAATGTTATTATTAATATTGCCGATGACGGTCCCGGCCTTGCGCACACAGCTTCTCCGCATTCTGTGAGGTTAGATACTGAGAAGAATGTAGGTGCAGGGCTAGGAGTCTCTATATGTAAAATGATAGCCAAGCTCCATGGAGGAAAATTCGTGCTAGAATCGAATGATTATGGAGGCGCTACCGCGAAAATTTTCTTGAGTCTTGCTCATGCAGCCAAAAATTAA
- a CDS encoding porin: MKRLLLAALITFIPEVAFCDSSLTLSIFVDTYSAYAKNNLSNEERPYFTQSSQDQDYHLNLASAGLTYDNKVIRGKLVGQYGDSVDINYIAEPEDDFKFIQESYLGAYLDDSTTVDLGTFLAHIGAESWLSKDNLNYTRSFIAEFSPYYETGIRLSHTFDANWSGQLLGLNGWQNTTEAKHLALGTQLAYTKNGLTITSNTFLGEENDGNRLFHNLIVSKNFDSGLSLIGSTDLGYQSKSSPVSGTFWGYSLMGRQALDNTFSINARFESYQDPDGVIVSSITNSDFKAYGASVGLDASLGSGLFLRGEIKHLFSPNKIFLDDQDEVNNDTIFVISLSFFDEEKF; this comes from the coding sequence ATGAAACGTTTATTACTGGCAGCTTTGATAACATTTATTCCTGAGGTAGCGTTCTGTGATAGTTCCTTAACATTGTCAATATTTGTAGACACATATTCAGCGTATGCGAAAAATAACCTCTCAAACGAGGAGCGGCCGTATTTTACTCAATCGAGTCAAGATCAAGATTATCATCTGAATTTGGCTTCAGCGGGTTTAACGTACGATAATAAAGTCATTCGCGGCAAACTTGTCGGCCAATACGGGGATTCGGTCGATATTAATTATATTGCAGAACCTGAGGATGATTTTAAATTCATACAGGAAAGCTATCTTGGAGCCTATCTAGATGATAGCACTACGGTAGATCTCGGTACCTTTCTGGCTCATATCGGAGCAGAAAGTTGGTTAAGCAAGGATAATCTAAATTATACGAGATCTTTTATTGCTGAGTTTTCTCCCTACTACGAAACTGGAATTAGGTTATCTCACACATTTGATGCTAACTGGTCGGGTCAATTGCTAGGCTTAAATGGTTGGCAAAATACTACCGAAGCAAAACATTTAGCATTGGGAACACAACTTGCGTATACTAAAAACGGACTGACGATTACCTCTAATACATTCTTAGGGGAGGAAAATGATGGTAATAGGCTTTTTCATAATCTCATAGTCAGCAAAAACTTCGATTCGGGCTTATCATTAATTGGATCTACAGATCTGGGTTATCAATCAAAATCAAGTCCCGTATCGGGCACCTTCTGGGGCTATTCTTTAATGGGGCGCCAAGCGCTTGATAATACATTCTCCATCAATGCTCGTTTTGAGTCTTACCAGGATCCTGATGGTGTAATTGTAAGCTCTATTACAAATAGTGATTTCAAAGCCTATGGTGCATCTGTTGGGCTTGATGCCAGCTTAGGATCAGGATTATTTTTACGCGGCGAAATAAAACATTTATTTTCTCCAAATAAAATTTTCTTGGACGACCAAGATGAGGTAAACAATGATACTATATTTGTAATTTCACTAAGTTTCTTTGATGAAGAAAAGTTCTAG
- the kdpC gene encoding potassium-transporting ATPase subunit KdpC, whose product MKAIKTSIIQFLSYTVLLGAIYPAIVTVIGQLLFYENTIGSPIASGAKLVGSEFIGQEFKESKYFSSRPSAISSWPYNPESSSGSNLALSNPAFQQQLKDRAQLWSHGAVPVDLVTASGSGLDPEISIAAAKYQVKRIATERGISEEKILMLITSLAKNRVLGFLGEPRVNVLLLNMELDRL is encoded by the coding sequence ATGAAGGCTATAAAAACATCAATCATTCAGTTTCTTTCGTATACGGTTCTTTTAGGGGCTATTTATCCGGCGATTGTGACAGTCATAGGGCAGCTTTTATTCTATGAAAATACTATTGGATCTCCGATAGCGAGTGGAGCAAAGCTAGTTGGCTCAGAGTTTATCGGCCAAGAATTTAAAGAAAGTAAATATTTCTCCTCTCGACCCTCCGCTATCTCGTCTTGGCCCTATAATCCAGAGAGCTCAAGTGGTTCGAACTTAGCGCTTAGTAACCCAGCATTTCAACAGCAGCTAAAAGATAGGGCACAGCTCTGGAGTCATGGAGCAGTTCCAGTGGATCTAGTTACTGCTTCAGGAAGCGGATTAGATCCTGAAATAAGCATAGCAGCTGCAAAATATCAGGTAAAAAGAATCGCAACAGAGCGAGGCATTTCTGAAGAAAAAATCCTTATGCTCATAACGAGTCTTGCAAAAAATCGAGTGCTTGGTTTTTTAGGGGAGCCGCGCGTCAATGTACTTTTACTCAATATGGAATTGGATAGATTATGA
- the kdpB gene encoding potassium-transporting ATPase subunit KdpB produces MASLLSNKIVSAALIGSFKKLDPRVQLKNPVMFCVLIGAVYTTLACILGDNGSSSRAFNVQISGWLWLTVFFANFAESIAEGRGKAQADSLKKSRKDVEARKIHSISFSDSFNIIPAADLRKDDLVIVWTNDTIPGDGEVVLGAATVDESAITGESAPVVREAGGDRSSVTAGTVVLSDKLIIRITRNPGETFLDQMISMVEGAKRQKTPNELALSILLAAMTIIFLFVCVTLKGFSDFAIEVGGNNSPVSVTILVALLVCLIPTTIGGLLSAIGIAGMERLVRKNVIALSGRAVEAAGDIDVLLLDKTGTITLGNRQAVAFYPAEGKMVKEVAHAALTSSLSDETPEGRSIVKLASDSYAVNATKIDPKAGTIIPFTAETRMSGFDTEGNRYRKGAADAIKRLVGGISSAVQEIVDSIAKKGGTPLVVALNEDVVGVIELKDIVKPGIKARFSELRSMGIKTVMITGDNPLTAASIAAEAGVDDFLAEATPEAKLNLIKKYQNGGRLVAMTGDGTNDAPALAQADVAVAMNSGTQAAKEAANMVDLDSNPTKLIEVVETGKQLLMTRGALTTFSISNDVAKYFAIIPAAFAGIYPQLQILNVMGLASPESATLSAIIFNALIIIFLIPLAMKGVVYRPVGAAEVLRRHILIYGVGGLIVPFIGIKLVDLCIVAIGLV; encoded by the coding sequence GATCCACGCGTGCAACTAAAAAATCCAGTTATGTTCTGTGTCCTCATAGGCGCAGTGTATACTACCTTGGCATGTATTCTTGGTGACAATGGAAGCTCATCAAGAGCCTTCAACGTGCAAATTTCTGGCTGGTTATGGCTAACTGTTTTTTTTGCAAATTTCGCAGAAAGCATTGCTGAGGGTAGAGGAAAAGCTCAGGCAGATTCTCTTAAAAAGTCTCGAAAAGATGTAGAAGCAAGGAAAATTCACTCGATCTCATTCTCGGATAGTTTTAATATCATTCCAGCAGCAGATTTGAGAAAAGATGACCTCGTTATCGTTTGGACAAACGATACTATCCCGGGAGACGGTGAGGTGGTGCTTGGCGCAGCAACAGTGGATGAAAGTGCTATTACAGGAGAGAGTGCGCCGGTAGTCAGAGAAGCTGGTGGAGATAGAAGCTCTGTTACCGCAGGGACAGTGGTTCTTTCGGATAAGCTCATTATTAGGATTACCAGAAATCCAGGGGAAACATTTCTCGATCAGATGATATCGATGGTTGAGGGCGCAAAACGTCAAAAAACTCCTAATGAGCTAGCATTGAGCATTTTGCTCGCCGCGATGACAATAATATTTTTGTTTGTATGCGTCACATTAAAAGGATTTTCTGATTTTGCCATAGAAGTAGGTGGTAATAATTCTCCCGTATCAGTCACGATCTTAGTTGCTCTTTTAGTGTGTCTTATTCCAACCACCATCGGCGGTTTATTATCTGCAATCGGAATAGCAGGTATGGAACGACTTGTTAGAAAAAATGTTATCGCCCTTTCAGGAAGAGCGGTCGAAGCCGCAGGTGACATCGATGTTTTGCTCCTAGATAAAACAGGAACTATTACTTTGGGTAACAGACAAGCTGTCGCATTTTATCCTGCCGAAGGAAAAATGGTGAAGGAAGTTGCGCATGCCGCACTAACTTCGTCGCTTTCAGACGAAACTCCTGAAGGTAGAAGTATTGTAAAGCTTGCAAGCGATTCATATGCAGTAAATGCAACTAAAATTGATCCCAAAGCTGGGACTATTATTCCATTTACTGCTGAAACAAGGATGAGCGGTTTTGATACGGAGGGAAATCGATACAGAAAAGGCGCTGCTGATGCGATTAAGCGCCTAGTAGGCGGGATTTCTTCAGCTGTTCAAGAGATTGTGGATTCAATAGCTAAAAAGGGCGGAACCCCACTTGTCGTTGCTTTAAATGAAGATGTTGTTGGAGTTATAGAGCTAAAAGACATCGTAAAACCCGGCATTAAAGCGCGATTTAGTGAGCTTAGATCTATGGGCATAAAAACTGTAATGATCACTGGGGATAACCCACTGACAGCAGCTTCAATCGCTGCTGAAGCTGGAGTAGATGATTTTCTTGCCGAGGCTACGCCCGAAGCAAAATTAAACCTGATAAAAAAATATCAAAATGGCGGTCGCTTGGTAGCAATGACAGGAGACGGTACAAACGATGCGCCCGCACTTGCTCAAGCTGATGTGGCAGTGGCGATGAACTCAGGCACCCAAGCAGCAAAAGAAGCTGCGAACATGGTTGATCTTGATTCGAATCCGACAAAACTTATTGAAGTAGTCGAAACTGGTAAGCAACTCCTTATGACAAGAGGTGCACTTACTACTTTTAGTATCTCCAATGATGTCGCGAAGTATTTTGCCATTATTCCTGCTGCATTTGCGGGGATTTATCCTCAGCTTCAAATTCTTAATGTCATGGGATTGGCTTCTCCTGAGAGCGCAACGCTGTCAGCAATCATTTTCAATGCGCTTATTATCATTTTCCTTATTCCTCTTGCGATGAAAGGAGTTGTGTATAGACCAGTAGGAGCTGCAGAAGTTCTTCGACGACATATTCTAATATACGGCGTAGGGGGATTGATCGTTCCATTTATAGGAATAAAACTGGTTGATCTTTGTATCGTGGCAATCGGTCTTGTTTAA